A portion of the uncultured Draconibacterium sp. genome contains these proteins:
- a CDS encoding aminopeptidase P family protein, whose translation MFQKEIYIERRKVLKEKVGEGLILLFGNDESSMNYADNTYHFRQDSTFLYYFGIQHPGLAAVIDIDNDNEIVFGNDYTIDDIVWMGPQPTIADRAALCGVSTVFPVKELASVVEKSKKIHFLPLYRPENKIKLLELIDVAPKDVANTYSLDLVKAVVSQREIKSAEEIEQLHQAVNVSVDMHVAAMKFARPGMTEAQVAAEIHKVALAAGGNIAFPIIATKNGQTLHNHFHGNTIKEGDLFLVDAGYENELSYSGDLSSTFPVSKKFTQEQKEIYEISLAGHEAAISALEFGKPYKNAHIAAATTIFDGLKSMGFTKGNAMDAFDAGAHALFFPCGTGHMMGMDVHDMEDLGEVWVGYDGQPKSTQFGLKSLRLAKPLRAGHVFTIEPGIYFIPELIDLWRGQGKFNDFINWEKVDSYRNFGGIRNEEDFVMTENGAQLLGKPKPKTVEDVEALR comes from the coding sequence ATGTTTCAGAAAGAGATTTACATCGAACGAAGAAAAGTTCTAAAGGAGAAGGTTGGGGAAGGATTGATTTTGTTGTTTGGAAACGACGAATCATCGATGAATTATGCTGATAACACCTATCATTTCAGGCAAGACAGCACCTTTTTGTATTATTTTGGCATTCAACATCCGGGGCTGGCTGCGGTAATCGATATTGATAATGATAATGAGATTGTTTTTGGAAATGATTACACCATCGACGATATTGTGTGGATGGGACCACAGCCAACCATTGCCGATCGTGCTGCTCTTTGCGGTGTGTCAACGGTTTTTCCGGTGAAAGAACTGGCTTCGGTTGTGGAGAAAAGCAAAAAAATTCATTTTTTACCGCTTTACCGCCCCGAGAATAAAATAAAGTTGCTGGAGCTGATTGACGTGGCGCCAAAAGATGTGGCGAACACATACTCGCTTGATTTGGTAAAAGCAGTGGTTAGCCAGCGCGAGATAAAATCAGCTGAAGAAATCGAGCAACTGCATCAGGCGGTTAATGTGTCGGTTGATATGCACGTTGCGGCCATGAAATTTGCGCGTCCGGGAATGACGGAAGCACAGGTAGCAGCTGAAATTCACAAAGTGGCGCTGGCAGCCGGCGGAAATATCGCTTTCCCGATAATTGCCACTAAAAACGGGCAAACGTTGCACAACCATTTCCACGGTAATACCATAAAAGAGGGCGACTTGTTTTTAGTTGATGCCGGTTACGAAAACGAGTTGAGCTACTCAGGCGATTTGTCAAGTACCTTTCCGGTGAGCAAAAAATTCACTCAGGAGCAAAAAGAGATCTACGAAATTTCACTGGCCGGACATGAAGCTGCCATTAGTGCGCTTGAATTTGGCAAACCATACAAAAACGCTCACATTGCAGCGGCTACGACTATTTTCGACGGATTGAAATCGATGGGTTTCACCAAAGGAAATGCGATGGATGCTTTTGACGCCGGCGCTCATGCATTGTTTTTCCCATGCGGAACCGGGCACATGATGGGCATGGATGTACACGATATGGAAGATCTTGGTGAAGTTTGGGTTGGTTACGACGGCCAGCCCAAAAGCACACAGTTTGGATTAAAATCGCTTCGCCTGGCAAAACCGCTGAGAGCCGGTCATGTATTTACCATTGAACCGGGAATTTATTTCATTCCGGAATTGATTGATCTGTGGCGCGGACAGGGCAAATTCAACGATTTTATCAATTGGGAAAAAGTTGACAGCTACCGGAATTTTGGAGGAATACGAAACGAAGAAGATTTTGTAATGACCGAAAATGGTGCGCAGTTACTTGGCAAACCAAAGCCAAAAACCGTTGAAGATGTAGAAGCACTTCGATGA
- a CDS encoding GH92 family glycosyl hydrolase, whose translation MRALTVLIALTLFLSGCVSEQKQTEQDILNYVDPFIGTGFHGHTFPGATTPFGMVQLSPDTHIMGWDASSGYHNEDSTIYGFSHTHLSGTGIGDLGDVLLLPYSNSDELKPAGLFDKKDETASPGYYKVHLKNLNVTAELTATKRVGFHKYSFYDGSDRNIMLDLGHILQPNWGHSIVKNTIRQIDDKTFEGVQLTKGWAEDHLVAYRIEFSEAFDQTKTFAEGEPTTETILTGKDIKLHFKFPESDKPLLVKVALSVVDEEGANKNMQAELSGWDFHKTVEQAKAEWREALQGITISTNDEAVKNNFYTALYHSMMSPFTAQDVDGRYRGMDKTIRQAPEGFTNYTVFSLWDTFRAFHPLITIIRPEKAGEWAEALVQKYREGGLLPKWPLASNYTGTMVGYPATSVMADALAKGLVPNADLNDWKEAAVKSATWQPEWLEAHAGQRGSEVMMKHIYYKEKYGFVPSDSITASVSYGVEMAYYDWCVAEIAKAAGDDKTADEFYKKSKYYENYFDASTGFMRGKNGDGSWRTPFNPKYSDHNHADYTEGNAYQWSYFAPHDMDGMVNLFGGKDAFESSLDSLFTTSSEILGENASADITGLIGQYAHGNEPSHHMAYLYNYTNAKWKTQQYLDQVLYDFYLPEPAGIIGNEDCGQMSAWYVLNAIGFYQVCPGDPTYTIGRPVVDKASVRVPGGTFEIVAHNNSKENKFIEKVVLNGETLDEPFFSHEDLMQGGTLEFFMTTEH comes from the coding sequence ATGAGAGCACTAACTGTACTAATCGCCCTAACCTTGTTTCTTTCGGGCTGCGTTTCGGAGCAAAAACAAACCGAACAGGATATATTAAACTACGTCGATCCGTTTATTGGAACAGGTTTTCACGGGCACACTTTCCCTGGCGCAACTACTCCTTTCGGAATGGTCCAGCTGAGTCCGGACACACACATTATGGGCTGGGATGCCAGCAGTGGTTACCACAACGAAGATTCAACAATCTATGGATTTAGTCATACTCACCTGAGCGGAACAGGTATTGGCGATTTGGGCGATGTGCTTTTGCTCCCCTACTCAAATTCGGATGAGTTAAAGCCTGCTGGTCTGTTTGATAAAAAGGACGAAACAGCGTCGCCCGGTTATTACAAAGTACACCTGAAGAACCTGAACGTAACAGCAGAATTAACCGCCACAAAACGTGTGGGATTTCATAAATATTCGTTTTACGACGGCAGCGACAGAAATATAATGCTCGACCTTGGGCATATTTTGCAACCCAACTGGGGACACAGTATTGTTAAAAATACTATTCGCCAAATTGACGATAAAACTTTTGAAGGCGTTCAGCTAACAAAAGGCTGGGCGGAGGATCATTTGGTTGCTTACCGAATTGAGTTTTCAGAAGCGTTTGATCAAACCAAAACTTTTGCTGAAGGAGAACCGACCACAGAGACCATCCTCACAGGAAAAGACATCAAACTACATTTTAAATTTCCGGAGAGCGACAAACCACTACTGGTAAAAGTTGCATTATCGGTGGTTGACGAAGAAGGTGCCAACAAAAATATGCAAGCTGAACTTTCGGGTTGGGATTTTCACAAAACTGTTGAGCAAGCCAAAGCCGAATGGCGTGAAGCCCTGCAGGGAATTACCATTTCAACAAATGACGAAGCAGTAAAAAACAACTTTTACACTGCACTCTACCACAGTATGATGTCGCCATTTACAGCACAGGATGTTGATGGACGTTACCGCGGTATGGACAAAACCATCCGCCAGGCACCGGAAGGATTTACCAACTACACCGTCTTTTCATTGTGGGATACGTTCCGCGCTTTTCATCCGCTTATTACGATTATCCGCCCTGAAAAAGCCGGCGAATGGGCCGAAGCGCTCGTTCAGAAATACCGCGAAGGAGGTCTTCTTCCGAAATGGCCGCTGGCATCGAACTACACCGGAACTATGGTGGGTTACCCGGCAACATCGGTTATGGCCGACGCGCTGGCAAAAGGATTGGTGCCCAATGCAGACCTTAACGACTGGAAAGAAGCTGCAGTAAAATCGGCAACCTGGCAACCCGAATGGTTAGAAGCTCATGCAGGCCAGCGCGGATCAGAGGTAATGATGAAACACATTTATTATAAAGAGAAGTACGGTTTTGTGCCTTCGGACTCAATTACAGCTTCTGTTTCGTACGGTGTTGAAATGGCGTATTACGACTGGTGTGTGGCTGAAATTGCCAAAGCTGCCGGCGATGATAAAACAGCTGATGAATTCTACAAAAAATCGAAATACTACGAAAACTACTTCGATGCCTCAACAGGATTTATGCGTGGTAAAAATGGCGACGGCAGCTGGCGAACACCTTTTAATCCAAAATATTCCGACCACAATCATGCCGACTACACCGAAGGAAATGCTTATCAATGGAGCTACTTTGCACCGCACGATATGGACGGGATGGTAAACTTGTTTGGCGGAAAGGATGCTTTCGAATCAAGTCTGGATAGCTTATTTACTACCAGCTCCGAAATTCTGGGAGAAAACGCATCGGCTGATATCACCGGCTTGATCGGGCAATACGCACACGGAAACGAGCCAAGTCACCACATGGCTTATTTATACAACTACACCAACGCCAAGTGGAAAACACAACAATACCTCGATCAGGTGCTGTACGACTTCTATTTGCCGGAACCTGCCGGAATTATTGGTAACGAAGATTGCGGTCAGATGTCGGCATGGTATGTTTTGAACGCCATTGGATTTTACCAGGTTTGCCCCGGCGATCCTACTTATACCATTGGACGCCCAGTTGTTGACAAAGCATCAGTTCGGGTTCCGGGTGGTACTTTCGAAATCGTTGCTCACAACAATTCAAAAGAAAATAAATTCATCGAAAAAGTGGTGCTCAACGGCGAAACACTGGATGAACCGTTCTTTTCGCACGAAGACTTGATGCAAGGTGGCACGCTGGAATTTTTTATGACGACAGAACACTAA
- the pulA gene encoding type I pullulanase yields MRNWKFNHIDFSTYPSYKGKDLGVFWSPEKTTINIWAPTAQMVELRLYKDGVRGEAYYKTNLQKKENGIWGTVLTGDYEGKFYTFRVNDGEWLDEVAGIYARCVGANGLRGMIYNPNTTNPEDWVYDNGPRYKSFTDAVIYETHVRDFSIAENSGIENKGKFLGFTEEGTRSPEGVKTGIDHLKELGVTHVHLLPVNDFVTVDEEKPLEKYNWGYDPMHYSALEGSYATDAYDGRKRIAEFKALVKALHANGIGVILDVVFNHTYYAKESVFNQIVPGYFYRQKEDGSFANASGCGNELASEREMVRKYIIDTLKYWVEEFHVDGFRFDLMGIHDLKTMKKIRQSLDKIDRGIFLYGEGWAADQSPMPEDKRAVKRNTSQLPGIASFNDDFRDALKGNHGDKKSKGFVSGLNLREEAIKFGITAAVYHSQVNYGYIDTVDSAWAADPDQCINYVSCHDNYTLWDKLKQSLPKASDEELRKRVKLAGALVLTSQGVPLLHAGVDFCRTKGGNGNSYKSPDSVNQIDWSRKNEYIDVFEYLQKLIQLRKNHPAFRMTSADAIRKDLNFCAEYKIGVVSYCLDGKAAGDNWPKIFLIFNGNAEEVEFPLPEGQYKVIADANSINEEGIESVENSVVVDPVSLKILVQAENG; encoded by the coding sequence ATGCGCAACTGGAAATTTAATCATATCGATTTCTCAACCTACCCTAGTTATAAGGGTAAGGATTTGGGCGTTTTTTGGTCGCCTGAAAAGACAACGATCAATATTTGGGCACCTACTGCACAAATGGTGGAATTACGTTTGTATAAAGATGGTGTGCGCGGCGAGGCCTATTATAAAACCAACCTGCAGAAGAAAGAGAACGGCATATGGGGTACGGTTCTTACCGGCGATTACGAGGGTAAATTTTATACTTTCAGAGTAAACGACGGCGAATGGTTGGATGAGGTTGCCGGAATTTATGCCCGCTGTGTTGGTGCCAACGGTTTACGCGGAATGATCTATAATCCGAACACCACCAATCCTGAAGATTGGGTATATGACAATGGTCCGCGATACAAAAGTTTTACCGATGCGGTGATCTACGAAACGCATGTTCGTGACTTCTCAATTGCCGAAAATTCAGGGATTGAAAACAAGGGTAAATTTCTGGGATTTACCGAAGAAGGAACTCGCTCTCCCGAAGGTGTGAAAACCGGGATCGATCATTTAAAAGAACTGGGAGTTACGCATGTTCATTTGTTGCCGGTGAACGATTTTGTAACCGTTGACGAAGAAAAACCACTTGAAAAATATAACTGGGGTTACGATCCCATGCATTACAGTGCACTTGAAGGTTCGTACGCTACGGATGCTTATGACGGACGAAAACGAATCGCCGAATTTAAAGCTTTGGTAAAAGCACTGCATGCCAATGGAATTGGTGTGATTCTGGATGTGGTTTTCAACCATACCTACTACGCCAAAGAATCGGTATTTAACCAGATTGTTCCGGGCTATTTCTATCGTCAAAAAGAAGACGGATCTTTTGCAAATGCTTCAGGTTGTGGAAACGAGCTGGCTTCGGAGCGCGAGATGGTGCGAAAATATATTATCGACACCTTGAAATATTGGGTGGAAGAGTTTCATGTGGATGGATTCCGTTTTGATCTGATGGGAATTCATGACTTAAAAACCATGAAAAAAATCCGACAGTCGCTTGACAAGATCGATCGAGGAATTTTCTTGTATGGCGAAGGTTGGGCAGCCGATCAAAGCCCGATGCCGGAAGACAAACGTGCTGTAAAACGCAATACTTCCCAGTTGCCGGGCATTGCCAGTTTTAACGATGATTTTCGTGATGCGCTAAAAGGAAATCACGGCGATAAAAAGTCGAAAGGTTTTGTAAGCGGGCTTAACCTGCGCGAAGAGGCCATAAAGTTTGGAATTACCGCGGCTGTTTATCATTCGCAGGTGAATTATGGATATATCGATACCGTCGATTCGGCCTGGGCTGCCGATCCTGATCAGTGTATAAACTACGTATCGTGCCACGATAATTACACACTTTGGGATAAACTAAAACAGAGTTTGCCGAAAGCAAGTGATGAGGAATTGCGTAAACGGGTAAAACTTGCAGGGGCGCTGGTTTTAACTTCGCAAGGAGTGCCGCTTTTGCATGCAGGTGTTGATTTTTGTCGAACAAAAGGGGGAAATGGGAATTCCTATAAATCGCCTGATTCTGTGAATCAAATCGACTGGAGCCGCAAAAATGAATACATCGATGTTTTTGAATACCTTCAGAAATTGATTCAGTTACGTAAAAACCATCCGGCTTTTCGTATGACTTCTGCAGATGCAATCAGGAAAGACTTGAATTTTTGTGCCGAGTATAAAATCGGGGTGGTTTCTTATTGTCTTGATGGAAAGGCGGCTGGCGACAACTGGCCAAAAATATTCCTCATTTTTAATGGAAA